A single Muntiacus reevesi chromosome 9, mMunRee1.1, whole genome shotgun sequence DNA region contains:
- the LOC136175456 gene encoding olfactory receptor 4A47-like, with amino-acid sequence MEPRNNNISYFVLLGLTKNPKEQKVLFVMFLIFYILTVLGNFLIIITVTISKTLNSPMYFFLASLSFMDVTYSSSITPRLISDLFFGEKNVSFESCMTQLFAEHLFAGSGVFLLLVMAYDRYVAICKPLHYLVIMRQRVCVVLLVVSWVGGFLHSVIQLSTVYGLPFCGPNVIDHYMCDMYPLLKLVCTDTYVTDLLVASNGGLICPIVFLLLLVSYVVILHSLKNLSQEGRRKALQTCGSHITVVVCFFVPCIFINARPAKTFPIDKSVSVFYTVITPMLNPLIYSLRNSELTNAMKKLWKRNIISHSKKVHHPT; translated from the coding sequence ATGGAACCAAGGAACAATAATATATCTTACTTTGTCCTCTTGGGCCTCACAAAGAATCCAAAGGAGCAAAAAGTCCTTTTTGTTATGTTCTTGATCTTTTACATTTTGACTGTACTGGGCAACTTTCTCATTATCATTACTGTAACTATCAGTAAGACTTTGAACTCaccgatgtacttttttcttgctagcttatcatttatggatgtcaCTTATTCTTCTTCTATTACCCCCAgattgatttcagacttgttctttggggaaaaaaacgtATCCTTTGAATCTTGCATGACTCAGCTGTTTGCAGAGCACCTTTTTGCTGGATCcggggtcttccttctgctggtgatggcctatgaccgctatgtggccatctgtaagcccttgcattatctagtgatcatgaggcagagggttTGCGTTGTGctgctggtggtgtcctgggttggaggttttctgcactcagtgattcaacttagcactgtttatgggctcccattctgtggccccaatgtcattgatcactaTATGTGTGACATGTACCCCTTATTGAAACTTgtctgtactgacacctatgTCACTGACCTCTTAGTTGCATCCAATGGGGGGCTGATCTGCCCTAttgtgtttctgctcttacttGTCTCCTATGTagtcatcctgcactctctgaagaacctgagtcaggaagggaggcggaaagccctccagacctgtggttcccacatcaccgtggttgtctgcttctttgttccctgtattttcataaatgcaaggcctgctaagaccttccccattgacaaatcTGTGAGTGTGTTCTATACAGTCATAACTCCCATGCTGAACCCACtaatctacagtctaagaaattctgagttgACTAATGCTATGAAGAAGCTCTGGAAAAGGAACATCATATCTCATAGTAAAAAAGTGCATCACCCAACATGA